TTCGTCGAGTTGGTGCCGGGCACGGACGGCATGGTGCACGTTTCGCAGTTGGATACCGAGCCGGTCAAGAGTCCGCGCGACCAATTCAAACTCGGCGATGACATGATGGTGATGGTCATCGCGATTGACGATGCCGGCAAGATTCGCCTTTCGCGTCAAGCCGTGCTCGAAGGGTGGACGGCGGAGCAAGCCGCGGAGCGCGATCGCGGTCCGCGCGGCGGCGGTGATCGCGGTGATCGCGGCGGACGCGGCGGTGGTGATCGCGGCGGCTATCGCGGCGCACGCGGACGCGATGATGATCGCGGCGAACGGCGCGGCGGCTTCCGACCACGACGATAATCGCGAGTGGCGAGTGACGGGTGACGAGTGGCGGATCATTTTTGCGACACGTCACTCGTCCTTTTTTATCAGAGGATGCGATGCAAGTGCAAGTCAAGTTCTTTGCGATTTTCCGCGAGATGGTCGGTAAGAAAAACGACGCGAAAGAAATCGCGGAGGGTACGACCGTTGAAGCGTTGTGGCGCGAGTACGCGGTCGCGAGTCCGCGTCTCGGTAATCTGCGCGCGGCGTACTCGGTGAATCAACACCTCGTCAAAGGCGATCATGTTTTGCGTGATGGCGACGAGGTGGGTTTCTTGCCGCCCGTCAGCGGCGGGCAAGTAAAAAGTAAAAAGGTAAAAGCTAAAAGTAAAATTCGCGTGCATTCGCGTAATTCGCGGATAACCAAGAACGCGTTGATCACGACTCGTCGGCTCGACTTGAACGCGCTCGTCGAGCGCGTCGAGTTTTCCGGCGCGGGTGCGATCCTGGTGTTTAGCGGCGTCGTGCGCGATAACGCGCGTGGCAAATCGGTCAAGCACCTCGAGTACGAAGCATACCCCGAAATGGCGGAACGCTCGCTGAACCAAATCATCGCCGAGATTCACGAACGCTGGGGCGACGTGCGCGTCGCGATGGCGCATCGCGTCGGCAAACTAAAAATCGGTGAGGCGAGTCTTGTGATCGCGGTTGCGTCGCCGCATCGTCCCGACGCGTATGCCGCGTCGCGTTATGCCATCGAGCGCGTCAAGGCGATCGTGCCGGTCTGGAAAAAAGAATTCACGCTCGACGGTGAAGACTGGGTCGAGGGTCCTATCGCCGGTGAGTTATCGCCGGACAAGGCGGAACAGATTGTCGCCGACGCGGAACGCGCGCATCCGTAGGGGATGCTACGGCGAGCGTTCCCTACTAAATTGCCATGTCCTCAGATTTTTACAAAATCCTGCAAGTTGATCCATCGGCGGAACCGGAAATCATCGAAGCCGCGTACAAACGATTGGTGCGCAAATACCACCCCGATGTCAACACGCTGCCCGACGCGACCGCGCGCATCCAAGAGATCAACGACGCGTACGAGGTGTTGAGCAATCCAGCTCTCCGCGCCGAGTACGATTGGCAGAGACAGGTCGCACTGTTACCCCCACCGGCTCGGCGCAAGCCGGTCTCCGCCCCGCGTTGGTGGTTAATCACTACGTTGGGAGTGGCGGGTGCGTTACTGATCCTGGGTGCGTGTGCGTTCTTTTCCGGCGCGTTCGTCTTCTTGCGCGAGCAACTCGCGCCCACATCCACGCGCGTCGCGCGGATCGCTACCGCCATCACGATTGTCGCGCCATCGCCTACGCTCACGCGCACGTTCACCCCGGAACCCACTTTCACGCGCACGCGCACGCCGCGTCCCACCCTGCGACCTTCGGCAACGCCAACGTCCGCGCCGCTTGGTTTCGCGCGCGAGCGACCGATGCCGCTGGGACAGGGTGTTGTGTGGACTGGACGCGAAGGCGAGCAAATCCGTTTCACGCTACTCAACGCGTATCGCGGCGATGAAGCGCGGATGTTGATTCAATCCGCGAATCCCGCGAACCCCGCGCCGCCGCCGGACTGGGTGTACCTGTTGTTCAAAGTGCGCGCGGAATTTGTGAAAGCGGGACTCAAGTCATCGGTTCAGCTTTCGGAGTATGATTTTCGCGCGCTCGCATCCCAGGAATACGCGGTGACCGACGCGCCGACGCTCGCGCCGCCCTCGCCGCGTTTGATGAAGACGCTCGCCGCCGGCGAATCGCTCGAGGGTTGGATCGCGTTCGCGATTCCCGCGGACGAAGCGGACGCGGTTCTTGCGTACGGTCAAACGATTTTTCCGAACGAGATGCGCGTGTGGATGAGTGTGCGGTGAGACTGCGATTTTTTGACTAGCCGGCGTTATGTGATATAATCGAATCAAGTTTAACAATCGAAATCGCAAAGGTGACCCGACCGCAAGGTCGCACTCGACGGTGCGCGTGGGTCTCAATAGGGCAAGTCCGGTTCCAGTCCGGCGCTGTCCCGCAACTGTAAGTTAGTCTAGTGCAATAGTGCGATAGTGTGTTAGTGCGTTAGTTCGTTCAGTCTCTCTACATCCTTCCACTACCGCACTATCGAACTATCCAACTATCGCACTAGAACACTAACAAGCCAGAACACCTGCCTTTGCAAGCGAACGTCTTGTTTCATGCGTTCGTATTCCGAGCAACCTTCGCGAGAAAGGGGGCAGGGTCATGAACAACACGGTTTAACCCCCTCTGCCTTTCGTAAGGCAGAGGGATTTTTTATTTCGACGGCGGACGCGTTCTGGTAGGGAACGCTCGCCGGAGCGTGCATCCGAATTTGAAAATCAAGATAGGAGCAAGTGATGAATAAGCGAATCGTTTTTCTGATCGGATTTCTCGCGCTGGTGTTGAGCGCATGTGCGCCGACTCCACCCCCGACCCAGGTTCCGCCGACGAGCGCGCCCGCGGCATTCCCGCTGACGATCACGGACGACGCGGGACGGGCGGTCACGATCAAAGCGGAACCCAAGCGCGTCGTCTCGCTCGCGCCGAGCAACACCGAAACGATCTACGCGCTCGGCAAAGGCGCGACCGTCGTCGGTGTGACCGAGTATTGCAATTTTCCGCCGGAAGCAAAAGAGAAACCCAAGGTCGGCGGGTTTGCGAAAATAGATCTCGAAAAAGTCGTCGGACTCTCGCCCGATCTTGTGCTCGCGACGAACATTCACGCAAAAAGCATCGTGCCCGAACTCGAAAAACGCGGACTGACTGTCGTGGTCATGGATCCGAAGAATATGACGGAAGTGATCGGCAAGCTCACGACGTTTGGCAAAATGCTCGGCGCGAATGAGGACGCGGGCAAACTCGCCGCGCAACTCAAGAGCCGGATGGACGCGATTATTTCTCAAGTGGCAACGGCGAAGACCAAGCCGCGCGTCTTTTACGAAATTGACAAGAGTCTCTACACGCCCGGTCCGGGTTCCTTCATTGACGATATGCTCGTACAAGCCGGCGGCGTGAACATTGCCGCCGCCGCGAAAGGCAACTTTGTTCAACTGAGCGTCGAAACGATCATCGCGCAAGACCCCGAAGTGATTTTCCTGGGCGATATGAATTTTGGCGAGACACCCGAAAAAATCAAGGTGCGTCCTGGTTGGGCAAATATCACCGCGGTCAAAACCGGGCGCATCGTTCCGCTGCCGAATGAGGATGTCATTTCGCGTCCGGGTCCGCGCATCGTCGAGGGATTCGAAATGCTCGCGCGCGGGCTGTATCCCGATTTATTCAAATGATGTAAAACGCAACTGGGTTGTCATTGCGAGGGCGGTTTTCGCCCGAAGCAATCACCCCTCCCAACCCTCCCCTTGTTAAGGGGAGGGCTAGGGCTCCCAATCCTCCCCTTAACAAGGGGAGGGCTAGGGTGGGGTTGAAGATTGCTTCGCCGCTTCGCGGCTCGCAATGACATGCTGAATCGAAATGACAAACCGCACACAGAATTCAAATGATTGAAGTACCGCGCGAAGCAAGGGCGCAATCTAATGCGCCCGATAAAACTGAAAACATCATTCCTGGGTCGCGTCATCGCGGCACAATCTTGTTGATCGCCGCGCTCGGCGTCATCATAACCGGCGCGGTTGCCGCAACCTTCGGCTCGGTCGCGATTCCGTTAGAGACGCTCGCGCGCATGATCGTGGTCAAATTGCCGGGCGCGCCCATCGCAGTGACGTGGCAAGCGAGCTGGGAAACGATTCTGTTCGACATTCGTTTGCCGCGCGTCGTGCTCGCGGGCTTGGTCGGCATCGCGCTCGCGACATCGGGCGCGACCTACCAGGGTCTGTTACGCAACCCGCTCGCCGATCCGTACTTGATCGGTGTGTCGTCCGGCGCGGCGCTCGGCGCGACGATTGCCATCGTCTTTTCTGTGGAGTTTGCAGGCGCGCTGCCGCTGTTCGCATTCCTGGGTGCGATCGGCGCGACGTTCGGCATCTACGCGCTCGCGCAATCCGACGGACGCGCCACGCCGACGACGTTGATTCTCGCGGGCGTCGCGCTCGGCGCGTTCCTCTCGGCGATCACGTCGTTCTTGATGTTTCGCAGTGACAGCGCGTTTCGTTCGTTTCAAATTATCGCGTGGATGATGGGCAGTTTTTCGTTGAGCAATTGGCAACAAGTACTCATTCTGTTGCCGTACCTCGCGCTGGGTTGGTTCGTCTTGTTCCTGCACGCGCGGTACTTGAACGTGTTGCAACTCGGCGAGACGCAGGCGCAGCAACTCGGCGTGCCGGTCGAGCGCGTGACGTTGACGCTCGTCGTCGCAACCTCGCTCGTCACCGCGGCGGCGGTCGCGGTGAGCGGCTTGATCGGTTTCGTCGGTTTGATCGTGCCGCACGCGGTTCGCCTCGTGTGGGGACCCGATCACCGGTTTCTCTTGCCGATGTGCGCGTTGCTTGGCGCGATGTTTCTCATTATCGCGGACACGCTCGCGCGCACACTGCTCGCGCCGAGCGAATTGCCGGTCGGCATCATTACGGCGTTTTGCGGTGCGCCGTTTTTTCTGTACTTGCTGCGGCGCAAAAGGGAGGTGCTGGGATGAACGCGATTCAATTGCGCGCGGAAGACGTGGAGTTCTCGTACAACCACAAACCGATTCTCGATGGGGTGAGCATGCAAGTGGAACCCGGCGAGATGGTCGGTTTGGTCGGTCCAAATGGCGCGGGCAAGTCCACGCTGATTAAATTGTTGAGCCGCGTGCTCACGCCGCAACGCGGACACGTCTGGCTCGATGGTCAGACCCTTGATCAACTCGCGCCCGACCTGGTCGCGCGTCGCGTCGCTGTCGTGCCGCAAATGTTCGACGTGCCGAACGGATTCACCGCGTTCGAAATCGTGATGATGGGGCGCACACCGCACCTGGGTTGGCTCAAGAGCGAAAGCGCGCGGGATGTTGAAATCGCGCGCGAGGCGATGCGCGCGACCGGCACCTGGGCGTTGGCGAATCGGATGATGCATCAACTTTCCGGCGGCGAGCGACAACGCGTCATCATCGCGCGCGCGCTCGCGCAAGAACCCAGGGTGCTCTTGCTCGACGAACCGACCGCGCACCTCGACGTGACGCATCAAATCGAAGTGATGGAGATCACGCGACGACTGAAGCACGCACGCGCACTCGCGATCCTGGGTGTCTTTCACGATCTGAATCTCGCCACGCAGTACTGCGACCGCATCGTTCTATTGAAAGAGGGACGCGTGTTTGCGGCGGGCAAACCGAGCGACGTCATCACGAGCGAAATCTTGCGTGCGGTGTACGGCATCGAGATGTGCGTGTTCCCGCACCCGCGCAACCAATTGCCCGCGGCGTTGATTGTAGGGAATGGCGGATAGCAAATGGCGGAGGACGCAATATGCAATATGCCATCTGTCCTTCGCAGAGGATATGACATGCGACAAGGGTTAGTGATTGTCAATACGGGAAACGGCAAAGGGAAAAGCACGGCGGCATTCGGCACGGTGTTGCGCGCGTGGGGACGTGGAATGCGCGTCTGCGTGATTCAATTCATCAAAGCGGAAACCGGCAACTGGGGCGAGACGCAAGCCGCGCGCAAAATGCAACTCGAATGGCATACGATGGGCGACGGATTTACGTGGCTGTCGAAAGACATCGAGGCGACGAAGGATAAAGTGCGCGCGGCGTGGCAACTCGCGCAAGAAAAAATCGCGAGCAGCGCGTTCGATCTCGTCGTGCTCGATGAAATGACGTACGCGTTTCACTACCAATGGCTCGACATCAATCAAGTGATCGCGTGGTTGCGCGAACACAAGCCGGCGGAGATGCATCTCATCATCACCGGGCGCGACGCGCCGGACGAACTCATCGAGTATGCCGATCTCGTCACCGAAATGCGCGAGATCAAACATCCGTACGCGCGCGGCATCAAAGCGCAAGCGGGAATCGAATTTTAACCAGACTGCCGACCACCGCCCACTGTTTTGCGGGCTACTCTCAGCGGTCGGCAGTTACATCATCAAAGGAGCAACGTGAACTTTCTCAATGAAACAATTGCGCAGATCCAACCGCTCGACGCGAACGCGCTGAATGCGGCGCGCGCGCGGCAAGACCAACTGACCAAACCCCAGGGCGCGATGGGACGACTCGAAACGCTTTCGATTCAACTTGCCGGCATCACCGCGCAGCCGCGTCCGCGATTCAAACAGCCCGCGGTCATTATGATGGCGGGCGATCACGGCGTCGCGCGGCAAGGCGTCAGTGCGTATCCCGCCGAAGTGACCCCACAAATGGTGTTCAACTTTTTGCAGGGCGGCGCGGCGATCAACGTGCTCGCGCGACACGTCGGCGCGCGCGTCGTCGTCGTAGATATGGGCGTCGCGAGCGACATGCCGGCGCATCCGAATTTGGTCAACGCGAAAATCGCGCTCGGCACGCGCGATTTTTCGGTTGGTCCGGCGATGACGCGCGAGGAAGCGCAACGCGCGGTCGAAGCCGGGATTCGTGTGGTAACACACGAGATCGAACGCGGCGTGGACATTGTCGGCACTGGCGATATGGGCATCGGCAATACGACGCCGTCCGCCGCGATTGCCTCTGTCATCACGCGGCGCGCGGTGCGCGAAGTGACCGGGCGCGGCACAGGTGTGGACGACGCGGGACTCGCACGCAAGGTCGCGATGATTGAACGCGCGATTCAAGTCAATCAGCCGAACGCGAGCGACGCGCTCGACGTGCTCGGTGATGTCGGTGGATTCGAAATCGCCGGACTCGCGGGCGTGATGATCGGTGCGGCGTCCAAGCGCGTGCCGGTCGTGATTGACGGATTTATTTCCGGCGCGGCGGCGCTCATCGCGTACGGACTCACGCCGGCGGTGCAGCCGTACTTGATCGCCGCGCATCGCTCCGTCGAAATCGGTCATCGCGCGATTCTCGACCATCTGCGCGTCGAACCCTTGCTCGATCTCGATTTGCGATTGGGCGAAGGCACCGGCGCGGCGCTCGGCATTTCGTTGTGTCTCGCCGCCGCGAAAATTCTCGACGAGATGGCGACGTTCGCGGATGCCGGCGTCTCTGAAAAAGCGTAATTGGTAATTGGTTATTACCAATTACCAATTACCAAATTTTGTCATGCGACTACTCGCCGCGCTCAGTTTCCTAACTTCAATCCCGATTCGCCGCGAATTCACGCCGAACCAGGTGGGACGTTCACTCGCGTTCTTTCCGGTCGTCGGCGCGCTGCTCGGCGCGATCCTGGTCGCGCTCGACGTGGTACTCGCGCGCGTCTTTCCATCGCTCGTCGTGAACGCGGGGTTGCTCGTGGCAACGATTCTGCTGACCGCCGCGCTGCATCTCGACGGGTGGATGGATTGTTGCGATGGATTGTTCGGACACAAGACGCTCGACGCGCGATTGCGAATCATGCGCGAGCCGCAGGTCGGCGCGTTCGGTGTGGCGGGCGGCGTGTTGATGGTGTTACTCAAATTCGCCGCGCTCGCAAGTTTGACGAGTCCACTGCGAACGCTCGCGCTCGTGATCGCCCCGGTCTTTTCGCGTTGGGCGATGGCGTACGCGGTGTTCGTTTATCCGTACGGACGCGCGTCGGGCAAGGGCAGTGTGTTCAAAGAAAACGCGCGCCGCGTGGATTTAATTATCGCGACGATTCTCGCGCTCGCGTTCACGCTTCCGCTGGTCGGCGGCGTCGCGATAGCCATCCTGGGTCTCGCGTGGCTCATCGCGATTCTCGTCGCGCGCTTTGCGATCGCACGCATCGAAGGATTGACCGGCGACGTGTACGGCGCGATCAACGAGTGCGTTGAGGTTTTGCTGTGGCTGATGTTAACGATCCAATTCTAATTCCCGGTATCGCGCTCGCGATAGATGAACGCGCGGTGCGTGTGGCGAGCGAGCGACCGCTCGCCGTGTTGAGTTCCGCCGTCGTTGGCGCAGAGTTGCGCGCGACGCGACACATCGTCAACATGCACGTCGTCAAGGGTTATCATTGCGCGAATCCCGAAGACGATCTCACCGCGTTTGCCGCGCAGTGTGGCATCACTGAATTGTTCGTCGGTATGATGACGGCGGCGTGGACGCAGAACGCGCGCGTTGCCATCGAAACGCACGCGGACATCTCGGTTGCCGCGATTGTCACCGCGGGCTTGGGCAACGCGATGAATGTGGGCGTCTCTCCGCCGCGCGCGCTGAGCGCGGGAACGATCAACATCATCTTGCTGATTGACGCCGCGTTGACGCAAGCCGCGCAAGCAAACGCGATCATCACCGCGACCGAAGCGAAAACGATGACACTGATCGAACGCGATGCGCGCACACGCGACGGCGACCGTGCAAGTGGCACGTCCACCGATTCCGTCGTCGTCGCGTGTACAAATCGCGGCGAGCCGATGCGCTACGCCGGTTCGGCGACAGTTGTCGGTTGGCTCATCGGTCGCGCGGTGCGCCGCGCGCTGGGATGGATGCCGGGGAAATAGTGTTCGGTGTCTAGTATTCAGTGTTCAGTGTTCAGTCTCAACACTGAATACTGAATAGACTTTATTGGAAACAACTTTTGTCTCTCGCCAAGACGCAAAGCACGCAAAGAAGCATATTGAAAAAACTTGCGTTCTTGGCGGCTTGGCGAGATATGCCTTATTCCCGATAATGTCTAATACTGTTGACTGCTGACTATCCCACTGTCTCACTGAAATGACTGCTCTCCTGATACTCTTGCTTGCAATCGCAATTGACCTCGCGCTCGGCGATCCGCCAACGGCGCTGCACCCGACTGGTTGGATGGGGCAGTGGCTTTACCTTGGCAAGAAGTGTTCGCCGCAACGGGGTGCGCTCGCGCAATTTGTTTTTGGCGTTTTGCTCATCATCCTGGGTGCGCTCTTGTTCGCGTTGCCCGCGTATTTTGGTTTGAACGCATTGCACGCGTGGAACGACATCGCCTTTGTCATTGTCAGCGCGATGATTTTGAAGACGACCTTCACGTTGCGCGGCTTGATGCGCGCCGCGCGCGATACGCAACGCGCGCTCGACGCGCACGACCTGGTTGAAGCGCGACGGCTCGTCGCGTGGCATCTCGTCAGCCGCGATACGCGCACACTCGACGAGCCGCATGTCGTTTCGGCGACGGTCGAATCGGTCGCCGAAAATATCGCGGATAGTTTTGTCGCGCCGCTGTTGTTTTTTGCGTTGTTCGGCGTGCCTGGCGCGCTCGCGTATCGTTTGGTCAATACCGCCGACGCGATCATCGGTTATCACGGCGCGACCGAGTATCTGGGCAAGTTCGCCGCGCGGCTCGACGATGTGCTCAACTGGATTCCCGCGCGCGTGTCCGGCGCGCTCGTGGTGATCGCCGCGTTCATCGCGCGTGCGAATGCGCGCAACGCGTGGCGCGTGATGCTGCGCGATTACGCGCGCACCGAAAGCCCCAACGCCGGGTGGACGATGAGCGCGATGGCGGGCGCGCTCGATACGCAACTCGAAAAAATCGCGCACTACCAACTTGGCGACGCAACGCGCGCGACTGTACCTGGGATGATCTCGCAATCGTTGTGCGTGATGTTCATTGCATCGTTATCCTGGGTCGTATTGCTTTCTGCCTACTGCCTACTGCTTTCTGAATAATCACTGCCATGTCTATCAAACCCCGCCCAGAACTAGACGCTGTCCGCGCCGCAACGCACGGCGGCTTTCATGCCGACGAGTGGAACGCGCTCGGTGCGGTGATTGATTTTTCGTCGAACGTCAATCCGTTCGGCGTGTCGCCGCGCGTGCGCGAGGCGTTGGCGCGCGTTTCGTTCGAGCGACATCCCGACCCGGACGCGAGCGAACTGCGCGACGCGATTGCAAATCGTTTGGGAGTTTCGCCCGATCACATCGTCGTCGGCAACGGCTCGCTCGAATCGATTCGCGGCGTTGCGCTCGCGTACTTGCGTCCAGGGGACACCGCGCTCATCGTCGGTCCCACGTTCGGCGAGTATCGCGTCGGCGCGCAGATCATGGGCGCGCGCATCGTCCAGGTTGATGCACGCGCGCGCGACGAGTTTCGCCTGGATGTGAACGCGCTTGCCGCGCGCGTCGCCAAAGAAAAACCGCGCCTCGCGTTCATCTGCAATCCGAACAATCCGACCGGCGCGTACTTGACGCGCGAGCAAATCGAAATGCTCGTCGCCGCGTCCGACGAAACGTTGTGGGTACTCGACGAGGCGTTTGTCGCGTTTATGCAAGACGAAGAACGCGTGATTGCGAAGCGGGCAAACGTGGTTGCGATGCGTTCGATGACCAAGCATTACGCGATCCCTGGGTTACGACTTGGGTACGCAGTCGCGCATCCCGACATCGTTGCCGCGCTTGCCAAGGTGCGCGCGCCGTGGAGCGTCAACGCGATGGCGCAAGCCGCTGGACTCGCGGTGTTGCAAGACGACGCGTTTCTGCGCGACACGCTCGCGCGCATTCGCGCGGCATCGCAAGAATTGCGCGATGGCATCACGCGGCTCGGTTGGCGCGTGATACCATCGGCGGTTCACTTTTTTCTCGTCGAGGTCGGCGACGCGCGCGCGTTTCGCGCCGCGCTCGCGCAACGCGGATGCCTCGTGCGCGATTGCGCGTCATTCGGCTTGCCGGAATTCGTGCGCCTCGCGACGCGTACACCCGCAGAAAACACGCGCTTGATCACGGCGTTGGAATCACTCAACCTTGCGAAGGTTTAGAACCTTCGCAAGGATTTCTGCATAATCCTCGAAATGACGAAACTGATTTTGGTTCGGCACGGCGAAACGACGTGGAACGACGAGCGACGTTTTCAGGGACACCTGGATGTGCCGCTCAACGCGCGCGGTTGGCGACAGGCGGAGCAACTCGGCGCGCGTTTTGCGGGCGAAACGATTCACGCGATTTACACGAGCGATCTGCGGCGTGCGCGCGACACGGCAGAGGTGATCGCGTCGCGCGCGAACAAGCCACTTGTCGTCGAGCCGCGCTTGCGCGAAGCGTGCATGGGCGAATTGCAGGGGATGACGTACGCCGACGTTCACGCGCGCTGGTTCCCCAACGTCGCGACGATGCCGAGTTATTTTGTGGACGATGCGCCAGCGGGTGTCGAGTCGTTGCGTGAATTGCAAGCGCGGTTGGTCAGTGCGGTCAACGACATCGCCGCACGGTATGTAAACGAAACGGTGTTGATTGTCAATCACGGCGCGGGCTTGCGCGCGCTCTTTTGTGCGTGGCTCGGTATTGAGTTGTCCGCGTACTGGAAGTTGTGTTCCGACAGCGGCTCGGTTTCCATCGTGCGTGTGACCGAAGCGGGTGTGGTCGTCGAGTTGTTGAACGATACATCGCATTTGGGGAACGACCGCTGACGACTGACCGCCGACCGCCGCGAATCATCTGCGGTCGGCGGTCGGTGGTCGGCGGTCACTCGGAGAGTTTAGTGACAGCCAGACTACTCATGTTGCAAGGCACGGCGTCGAACGTCGGCAAAAGTTTGCTTGTTGCCGCGCTGTGTCGAATGTACAAACAAGCAGGCGTGCGCGTCGCGCCGTTCAAGGCGCAGAATATGGCGCTCAATTCTTTCGTCACGCGCGACGGGCTGGAGATCGGTCGCGCGCAAGCGGTGCAAGCCGAAGCGGCGGGGATTCCGGTGACGGTCGAGATGAATCCGATCCTGCTCAAGCCGGAAGCGGATTC
This sequence is a window from Chloroflexota bacterium. Protein-coding genes within it:
- a CDS encoding molybdenum cofactor biosynthesis protein MoaE, translated to MQVQVKFFAIFREMVGKKNDAKEIAEGTTVEALWREYAVASPRLGNLRAAYSVNQHLVKGDHVLRDGDEVGFLPPVSGGQVKSKKVKAKSKIRVHSRNSRITKNALITTRRLDLNALVERVEFSGAGAILVFSGVVRDNARGKSVKHLEYEAYPEMAERSLNQIIAEIHERWGDVRVAMAHRVGKLKIGEASLVIAVASPHRPDAYAASRYAIERVKAIVPVWKKEFTLDGEDWVEGPIAGELSPDKAEQIVADAERAHP
- a CDS encoding J domain-containing protein yields the protein MSSDFYKILQVDPSAEPEIIEAAYKRLVRKYHPDVNTLPDATARIQEINDAYEVLSNPALRAEYDWQRQVALLPPPARRKPVSAPRWWLITTLGVAGALLILGACAFFSGAFVFLREQLAPTSTRVARIATAITIVAPSPTLTRTFTPEPTFTRTRTPRPTLRPSATPTSAPLGFARERPMPLGQGVVWTGREGEQIRFTLLNAYRGDEARMLIQSANPANPAPPPDWVYLLFKVRAEFVKAGLKSSVQLSEYDFRALASQEYAVTDAPTLAPPSPRLMKTLAAGESLEGWIAFAIPADEADAVLAYGQTIFPNEMRVWMSVR
- a CDS encoding ABC transporter substrate-binding protein, with the translated sequence MNKRIVFLIGFLALVLSACAPTPPPTQVPPTSAPAAFPLTITDDAGRAVTIKAEPKRVVSLAPSNTETIYALGKGATVVGVTEYCNFPPEAKEKPKVGGFAKIDLEKVVGLSPDLVLATNIHAKSIVPELEKRGLTVVVMDPKNMTEVIGKLTTFGKMLGANEDAGKLAAQLKSRMDAIISQVATAKTKPRVFYEIDKSLYTPGPGSFIDDMLVQAGGVNIAAAAKGNFVQLSVETIIAQDPEVIFLGDMNFGETPEKIKVRPGWANITAVKTGRIVPLPNEDVISRPGPRIVEGFEMLARGLYPDLFK
- a CDS encoding iron chelate uptake ABC transporter family permease subunit, whose amino-acid sequence is MIEVPREARAQSNAPDKTENIIPGSRHRGTILLIAALGVIITGAVAATFGSVAIPLETLARMIVVKLPGAPIAVTWQASWETILFDIRLPRVVLAGLVGIALATSGATYQGLLRNPLADPYLIGVSSGAALGATIAIVFSVEFAGALPLFAFLGAIGATFGIYALAQSDGRATPTTLILAGVALGAFLSAITSFLMFRSDSAFRSFQIIAWMMGSFSLSNWQQVLILLPYLALGWFVLFLHARYLNVLQLGETQAQQLGVPVERVTLTLVVATSLVTAAAVAVSGLIGFVGLIVPHAVRLVWGPDHRFLLPMCALLGAMFLIIADTLARTLLAPSELPVGIITAFCGAPFFLYLLRRKREVLG
- a CDS encoding heme ABC transporter ATP-binding protein — its product is MNAIQLRAEDVEFSYNHKPILDGVSMQVEPGEMVGLVGPNGAGKSTLIKLLSRVLTPQRGHVWLDGQTLDQLAPDLVARRVAVVPQMFDVPNGFTAFEIVMMGRTPHLGWLKSESARDVEIAREAMRATGTWALANRMMHQLSGGERQRVIIARALAQEPRVLLLDEPTAHLDVTHQIEVMEITRRLKHARALAILGVFHDLNLATQYCDRIVLLKEGRVFAAGKPSDVITSEILRAVYGIEMCVFPHPRNQLPAALIVGNGG
- the cobO gene encoding cob(I)yrinic acid a,c-diamide adenosyltransferase, which encodes MPSVLRRGYDMRQGLVIVNTGNGKGKSTAAFGTVLRAWGRGMRVCVIQFIKAETGNWGETQAARKMQLEWHTMGDGFTWLSKDIEATKDKVRAAWQLAQEKIASSAFDLVVLDEMTYAFHYQWLDINQVIAWLREHKPAEMHLIITGRDAPDELIEYADLVTEMREIKHPYARGIKAQAGIEF
- the cobT gene encoding nicotinate-nucleotide--dimethylbenzimidazole phosphoribosyltransferase; translated protein: MNFLNETIAQIQPLDANALNAARARQDQLTKPQGAMGRLETLSIQLAGITAQPRPRFKQPAVIMMAGDHGVARQGVSAYPAEVTPQMVFNFLQGGAAINVLARHVGARVVVVDMGVASDMPAHPNLVNAKIALGTRDFSVGPAMTREEAQRAVEAGIRVVTHEIERGVDIVGTGDMGIGNTTPSAAIASVITRRAVREVTGRGTGVDDAGLARKVAMIERAIQVNQPNASDALDVLGDVGGFEIAGLAGVMIGAASKRVPVVIDGFISGAAALIAYGLTPAVQPYLIAAHRSVEIGHRAILDHLRVEPLLDLDLRLGEGTGAALGISLCLAAAKILDEMATFADAGVSEKA
- the cobS gene encoding adenosylcobinamide-GDP ribazoletransferase, with protein sequence MRLLAALSFLTSIPIRREFTPNQVGRSLAFFPVVGALLGAILVALDVVLARVFPSLVVNAGLLVATILLTAALHLDGWMDCCDGLFGHKTLDARLRIMREPQVGAFGVAGGVLMVLLKFAALASLTSPLRTLALVIAPVFSRWAMAYAVFVYPYGRASGKGSVFKENARRVDLIIATILALAFTLPLVGGVAIAILGLAWLIAILVARFAIARIEGLTGDVYGAINECVEVLLWLMLTIQF
- a CDS encoding adenosylcobinamide amidohydrolase, with amino-acid sequence MADVNDPILIPGIALAIDERAVRVASERPLAVLSSAVVGAELRATRHIVNMHVVKGYHCANPEDDLTAFAAQCGITELFVGMMTAAWTQNARVAIETHADISVAAIVTAGLGNAMNVGVSPPRALSAGTINIILLIDAALTQAAQANAIITATEAKTMTLIERDARTRDGDRASGTSTDSVVVACTNRGEPMRYAGSATVVGWLIGRAVRRALGWMPGK
- a CDS encoding cobalamin biosynthesis protein, which produces MTALLILLLAIAIDLALGDPPTALHPTGWMGQWLYLGKKCSPQRGALAQFVFGVLLIILGALLFALPAYFGLNALHAWNDIAFVIVSAMILKTTFTLRGLMRAARDTQRALDAHDLVEARRLVAWHLVSRDTRTLDEPHVVSATVESVAENIADSFVAPLLFFALFGVPGALAYRLVNTADAIIGYHGATEYLGKFAARLDDVLNWIPARVSGALVVIAAFIARANARNAWRVMLRDYARTESPNAGWTMSAMAGALDTQLEKIAHYQLGDATRATVPGMISQSLCVMFIASLSWVVLLSAYCLLLSE